Genomic segment of Candidatus Taylorbacteria bacterium:
TAAAGCGCGACATTCCCGTTTCTGAACTTGGAGAGGTTGCAAACTTTGTCCAATATAAAGGCCAGCGGAATTTTAATCTTCCCTTCTTCGGCAAATCCGGGCATTTCGGGGTACGTTTTTTTTAATTTTTCAAAATGTGCTTTCGATACGAAAGGATTTTTAAAAAAAGAACCCGCCGTTGCCGTTACTTTCCAATCCGGCAGTTTCTTCTTCCGGATTGCCACAACCGCATCCCGCACTTCGCCTGGCAGAACAGCACTTGAGTAGCGGTCTTTGAAATGGGCTCTCAAATCCTTGTATCCGATATTGACTCTGCCTTTTTTTCCGAGCTCAAATATTACTTTCGTGATAATGAGATGTCGCCCGGCTTCTCTTTTGAAAATACTGTCCCGATACGCGAATTTGCATTCCTTTGCGGGGAGCAGTCGTGTTTTCATCATTTTTGTATCAAATACCTCTACCTCCGTTATCACCTCTTTCACCTCCGCTCCATACGCTCCAATATTCTGCACCGGCGCGCCTCCCACTGAACCGGGGATGTAAGAAAGATTTTCGAGTCCGTATAATTTTTGAAAAATGGTGAGAGCGACAAAACTGTCCCAGTTTTCTCCCGCTCCGACTTCAATCAGGAATTTTCCGTCTTCGCCTTTCTTCTCTTTCATCTTTATTCCCCGAATTTCATTTTTTATGACGAGTCCCGCGAAGCCCTCGTCAGGGACGAGCGTGTTCGACCCTTCTCCTAAAACGAAAAAAGGCAGGCTCTCTTTTTTGGAAAAAGTGACTGCCTCTTTTAATTCGGGAATGGATTTTACGATAACAAAATAGCGGGCTGAGCCGCCGAGTTGAAAAGTGGTGAGCGCCGAAAGAGAAATTTTTTCTTGTATGACCATGAAATTCAGGATTTTCGCGTTTGGATGCAGTTCCCATTTTTACCTACAAGTCCTAGAGTAGCTGCAAAAATGAGGACACCGCTGGCAAGCGGGGTAAGAGGTAACTTTTGCGCCAA
This window contains:
- the murB gene encoding UDP-N-acetylmuramate dehydrogenase, whose translation is MVIQEKISLSALTTFQLGGSARYFVIVKSIPELKEAVTFSKKESLPFFVLGEGSNTLVPDEGFAGLVIKNEIRGIKMKEKKGEDGKFLIEVGAGENWDSFVALTIFQKLYGLENLSYIPGSVGGAPVQNIGAYGAEVKEVITEVEVFDTKMMKTRLLPAKECKFAYRDSIFKREAGRHLIITKVIFELGKKGRVNIGYKDLRAHFKDRYSSAVLPGEVRDAVVAIRKKKLPDWKVTATAGSFFKNPFVSKAHFEKLKKTYPEMPGFAEEGKIKIPLAFILDKVCNLSKFRNGNVALYESQPLAVVNLGGATFLEVKQFASLIAIKIKEKTGIEAEWEVRVME